Proteins co-encoded in one Aerococcaceae bacterium DSM 111021 genomic window:
- the ugpC gene encoding sn-glycerol-3-phosphate ABC transporter ATP-binding protein UgpC has product MVEINLSGIHKKYENADNYSVTDFNLDIEDNEFIVFVGPSGCGKSTTLRMIAGLEEITDGELYIDGRVVNDVPPKDRDIAMVFQNYALYPHMTVFDNMAFGLKLKKTPKKEIKERVEHAAELLQITELLDRKPAALSGGQRQRVALGRSVVRDPKVFLMDEPLSNLDAKLRVHMRKEIAKLHNELEATMIYVTHDQTEAMTLADRIVIMNNGVIQQIGTPFEVYNAPNNAFVASFIGSPAMNINEVTYQDGRISDGNGLDLVVREPMRNTLNERGYDGKKLLFGIRPEDIQTEQIALEAGSDTIVEPKVIVSELTGAESILYLDVFGAEYVAVVDSRDYHEAGNTLEVSFNMNKGHFFDKESGAVIK; this is encoded by the coding sequence GTGGTAGAGATAAACTTATCTGGTATTCATAAAAAATATGAAAATGCTGATAATTATTCAGTAACTGACTTTAACTTAGACATTGAAGATAATGAATTTATTGTATTCGTAGGGCCTTCTGGTTGTGGGAAATCAACAACCTTACGTATGATTGCAGGCTTGGAAGAAATAACTGATGGAGAATTGTACATTGATGGCAGGGTTGTAAATGATGTCCCTCCTAAGGACCGGGATATTGCAATGGTATTCCAAAACTACGCTTTGTACCCTCATATGACGGTGTTTGATAATATGGCTTTCGGTTTAAAATTAAAAAAAACACCAAAAAAAGAAATTAAAGAGCGTGTAGAACATGCAGCCGAATTATTACAAATTACTGAATTATTAGATAGAAAACCAGCTGCACTGTCAGGAGGTCAAAGACAACGTGTCGCTTTAGGTCGTTCTGTTGTTCGAGATCCAAAAGTTTTCTTAATGGATGAGCCATTATCGAATTTAGATGCTAAACTTCGTGTTCATATGAGAAAAGAAATCGCTAAGCTACATAATGAACTAGAAGCGACGATGATTTATGTTACGCATGATCAAACAGAAGCGATGACATTAGCTGATCGAATTGTCATTATGAATAATGGAGTCATTCAACAAATTGGAACACCATTTGAAGTGTATAACGCTCCTAATAACGCGTTCGTAGCTAGCTTCATCGGTTCGCCAGCTATGAACATTAATGAAGTAACATATCAAGATGGTAGAATCTCAGATGGCAATGGCTTAGATCTCGTAGTAAGAGAACCTATGAGAAATACTTTAAATGAACGAGGTTATGATGGAAAAAAATTACTCTTTGGAATTCGTCCAGAAGACATACAAACCGAACAAATTGCTTTAGAAGCTGGTTCGGACACTATTGTTGAACCAAAGGTCATTGTATCCGAATTAACTGGAGCTGAATCGATATTATACTTAGATGTGTTTGGAGCAGAATATGTGGCTGTAGTTGATTCAAGAGATTACCATGAAGCCGGAAATACATTAGAGGTTTCTTTCAACATGAATAAAGGGCATTTTTTCGATAAAGAATCAGGTGCGGTCATTAAATAA
- a CDS encoding glycoside hydrolase family 32 protein has product MNLLEKANTFVKENKLNMVETFRPKYHLAPEYGWLNDPNGFVYFEGEYHLFYQANPYDSKWDTMHWGHAKSKDLIEWEYLPIALAPDQPYDKDGCFSGSAIVVDEELVLMYTGVYEENGIVNQVQCIATSTDGITFEKHVNNPVIGQSNLGELGTTVDFRDPKVFKRGEIYYSVVASKTLTNEQTQGQIFIFSSEDLVEWSKASVLLEGNDQLGNIWECPDLFEIDGEDVLVLSPMNMPKEGSQYQNLNSSIAIFGKVDWETLSFEINHYHEIDQGLDYYAPQTCFDDQGRRIIVAWQQMWGRTNILDEQRHGWSGMMTFPRVLSVKDNKLVQEIPSEFYDRLTTVYEKKNVKEEHTMNSNEFNYLKIESQTDLTDLSVNIRNDQEEYFSIELRDQVLSISRKNVNPDIKGEATYTHERTMDIDSVNTIEVLVDASSIELFANGKTMSNTVYFHEPANTIEILSKSNENKQVTLSKID; this is encoded by the coding sequence ATGAATCTATTAGAAAAAGCGAACACATTTGTTAAAGAGAATAAATTAAATATGGTTGAAACATTTAGACCTAAATATCATTTAGCTCCAGAATATGGATGGTTGAATGATCCAAATGGTTTTGTGTATTTTGAAGGTGAATATCACCTCTTTTATCAAGCAAATCCATATGATAGTAAATGGGATACAATGCACTGGGGTCATGCTAAATCAAAAGATTTAATTGAATGGGAATACCTCCCAATAGCATTGGCTCCAGATCAACCATATGATAAAGATGGGTGTTTCTCCGGTTCTGCTATCGTCGTTGATGAGGAACTTGTGCTGATGTATACAGGTGTATACGAAGAGAATGGAATCGTTAATCAAGTCCAATGTATTGCTACATCAACAGATGGCATAACGTTTGAAAAACATGTGAATAACCCAGTCATTGGTCAATCTAATCTAGGTGAATTAGGCACAACGGTCGACTTTAGAGACCCTAAAGTTTTCAAGCGAGGAGAGATATATTATTCAGTTGTAGCTTCAAAAACATTAACAAACGAGCAAACACAAGGACAAATATTCATCTTTTCTTCAGAAGATTTAGTTGAATGGTCCAAAGCATCAGTACTGCTTGAAGGAAATGACCAGTTAGGTAATATTTGGGAGTGTCCTGATTTATTTGAAATCGACGGAGAAGACGTACTCGTCTTAAGTCCAATGAATATGCCAAAAGAAGGAAGCCAGTATCAGAATCTGAACTCTTCTATTGCTATATTTGGGAAGGTGGATTGGGAAACTCTGTCATTTGAGATAAACCATTATCATGAAATCGATCAAGGATTGGATTATTATGCTCCACAGACTTGTTTCGATGATCAAGGTAGACGAATTATTGTTGCTTGGCAACAAATGTGGGGTAGAACTAATATCTTGGATGAACAAAGACATGGATGGTCAGGAATGATGACATTTCCGCGAGTGTTGTCTGTAAAAGATAACAAGTTAGTCCAAGAGATTCCAAGCGAATTTTACGATAGATTAACAACAGTATATGAAAAGAAAAATGTAAAAGAAGAGCATACGATGAATAGCAATGAGTTCAACTATCTAAAGATTGAATCCCAAACTGATTTAACTGATTTATCAGTAAATATTCGCAATGATCAAGAAGAATACTTCTCAATCGAACTTAGAGACCAGGTTCTTTCAATTTCAAGAAAAAATGTGAACCCAGATATTAAAGGGGAAGCAACTTATACTCATGAACGAACAATGGATATCGATAGTGTGAATACAATTGAAGTACTTGTTGATGCATCATCTATTGAGCTTTTTGCAAATGGAAAAACAATGAGTAACACGGTTTATTTTCATGAGCCAGCCAATACAATTGAGATATTAAGTAAGTCCAATGAGAATAAACAAGTAACGTTAAGTAAGATTGATTAA